Genomic DNA from Falsibacillus albus:
GGCTTCTATGATCATGAATGATGTAATCAACAGGAATGAAATAAAAAGTACTTTTTTATTGTTGGTATGATGATGTCCATGAGAATGATTGTGATTATGTCCCAAAATAGACGCCTCCACTTATATGATTATATGTTCATATATATGATATAATACAGCAGCTTCCACTTCAAGCGTTGCTGTTTTTTCATTTCCCTTCTCTCCATGTCCGGAAACCATAAGTCAACGGGCCATAGATCATTTCTCTCCAGAAACTGCTTTCAATCCAATCATTCCTATTATTATCAAACCTAAGAAGATGAATCTTGCCAATGTTTTTGGTTCATCGAATAATATAATTCCCATAATGACAGCTCCAGCTGCTCCAATCCCTGTCCAAATCGCATAGGCCGTGCCAATCGGTAAAATTTTGACGGCTGCTGATAAAAAATATAAGCTTATGAGCATCCCGACAACAGTAACTATGCTTGGATAGACCTTTGAAAAACCGTTAGAGAGTTTTAATCCCATCGCCCAAACCACTTCAAATACACCTGCAATAATCAAATAAATCCATGCCATAATCGAATCCTCCTTAACATACATTATTTTGTGCAAAAATCGAAAAAAGCCTCGGAATATCCAAAGATATCTCCCAGGCTTTTGTCCTTCCGTGAACGCAGCAGCTGCGCGTTTCCTCTCGGACCTGCCCTGCCTTTGAATGGCAGCGGAACCCTAGGAAACTTTGTGAATGTATGATGATTTTGTTTGCATTATTCTTTTGTTGGCGTGCTTTTTATCAATGTCAAAAATCTGAAAATCTCGATCAATAAAATGACCAAGCTCACCCAGACTCCGCCAAATGCAAAGCCCCCGACCAAATCGCTGGGCTGCTGGATCTGAAGATAACTTTTGCTGATTGCGATCATTGCCAAAATCGAGATGGTTAATACAAGTGCAACCACACTAAAAAAATGGCTGATCGGATGCCTGATGATGACATATAAAAAAAAGCCATAGATGACAATCGAAATGAGCATCGACTCGCTTGGAAAAGCATCGCTGAAATTCCGACCTTCAGTAAAATAATCGAATAATATATGCAGCCCCTTCCCGAAAATGAGGGCTCCGATTAAATTTACTGCGTAGAACTGCAATTCCATCAGCTTGTTTTTACCGAGAACAAGCAGCCAAAAAACAGTAAGAAGGATGACCCCATCCAGTGGCTTCCAAGAAGAAAGGGCACTAAAGTAGTGCATCGCCCCCCTCCATCGATCATCAAAGATATAATTGATGACTGTCGTAGAAATGATGTTAAATTGTCCAAACTCATTTGCGATAAAGTCTTGGATCAGACCTACCATAAAGCTGATAAGGGTAATCAATACCAATGAAACAAACAAAATAAATAACTTGATCCCGATAAAGCTCTTAAATCGTTTAAATGTATGTTCATACAAAAGCCAGCTGTTTTCTTTGATTTTTTCTCGATTTGTTTTAATAAAAAAATATATTACGTAAATAAGCGCTCCCAGAACACTTGCGACGCCGAGAAATTTGCTCGCTTCCTGATGGAATTCCTCCCATTTCGGACCAAAGATTTTCCCAAGCGTGATGAACGTCCCAACCCAAATGAAAACACCGATGTAGGCAAAAATGGCGAATGTTTTAAAATTCATTTTTGTAATGCCAGAGAAAATACTGGTCACATGCCTCACACCAGGAACAAAATACGCGAACACCAAAAGCGCCTTGCCGTATTTTTTATGCCAGGCAGCCATCTTGTCCAGCTTTTCCGGACCTAAATGGATTTTCCTCCCGTGTTTATAGAAAAACGGCGCGCCTAATTTGTAGCCGATCCAATAGGAAACGCTGACCCCGATGATCCCTCCGACACCACCAAACATAATAGTCAAAAACCAGTTGAGTTTCCCTTGATATACAACAAAACCGACATAGCTCATCAGAACCTCATTCGGTATCGGTACAATAATCAACTCGAGCATCAATGAAAAGAAGAGGAAAAGATATCCGTGATGATCAATCATATTCATAAAAAAATCCACAAATTTCCCCCTCCTAAATGTTGTTTTATAAAAAAAGTATACTGAAAAAGATGGAAAAAAGCGAAAAAATGCATAAAGAAAATCTATTTTCGTAATTAATCCAAGATTAAGTAAGGATGGTCCCCACTTTCCGACGGGGGCTCATACCTTCCACTTCATCCACTTATATGATGACAAATTGTGAGAAATTAGCCTTTGAAAAACAGCAAAAAAAGAGAGCCTGCTATTTAGGCTCCCACTCCCTTAAAATAATTTCGGCAAGGCACATTATAAATATTTTCTTTGGACAGATCGGCCGTCATAAGAAAAGAGCATGTTTTTCCCTTCTACGACAGTATCGAGATGAACCGTCCTTCCCCATAGCTGATGGACATATGGAAGGACCTTTTCTAAATATTTCAAATCGAGTTCTACATCTTCGAACCAATGCTTCAAGTACAGCTCACCGTTTTTCATATAGTCCCCATCGGTCACTGTGAGGTAAGGGAAACCACCGTTCACTCTCATGTTCACCAGCTGATCCCTTACATTTTCCCACTGTTTATCGACCACTTTGTAATCCTTCCCTTGCTTTTGGAAAAGGTACATATCTTCCCGCATGACCAAATCCTTCGTTAAATAATTTCTCAGGAAAGAGATATCGGATTCGATTTCGCGCACCTCAAACATTTTTTCCCTTCCTGAATTAGGTTTGACGCCCAGCTCCTTCATATCATCTGTCGGGTTGTCGTACCTTTCTTCAATATCTTCAAAAATTTTCAAACCGAGATAATATGGGTTGATGCTAGTTCTTGACGGCTGCACGACTCCTGCGTTGAGTTTCGCAAATTCCAGCGCTTCCCCGCTTGTCAAATCCAGCTCCCGAAGAATCCGCTGGTGCCAATACGATGCCCAGCCTTCATTCATGATTTTCGTTTCAAGCTGCGGCCAAAAATATAACATTTCTTCCCTGATCATCGTCAAAATATCCCGTTGCCAATCAGCAAGTTCCCTGCTGTAGGACTCAATGAAAAGCAAAATATCCTTTTCCGGCTGAGGCGGGAATTTCTTTCGTTTTTTCTTTTTTTCCATCGGTTTCGGTTTCTCATCAAGCGACCATAGATCATCATAAGGAGAAGACAACTTTGTATCCTCGTCTTCTTCCCATTCCTCTGCATCCGCCATGGTCCATGACAGCTTTGGCCGCATGAGTGAGGGATCAATATGCTCTTCGATTGCCAGGACTGCATCGATAAACGTTTCTACCTCCCGCTTTCCGTACTGAATTTCATACTCGCGGATCCTCTCAGCCGTGGCAGACATGCTCTCGACCATGTCTCTTTTCGTATTCTGAAAACGGACATTATTCTTGAAGAAATCGCAATGGGCCAAAACATGTGCAACGATCAGTTTGTTTTGGATCAACGAGTTTGAATCCAATAAAAAAGCATAGCAGGGATCGGAATTGATGACCAATTCGTAAATTTTACTCAGTCCAAGGTCATAATGAAGTTTCATTTTAAAAAATTGCTTCCCAAAACTCCAGTGAGAGAACCTTGTCGGCATCCCATATGCTCCAAAGGTATAAATAATATCAGCAGGACAAATTTCGTAACGCATTGGATAGAAATCTAGACCAAAACCTTTGGCAATTTCCGTGATCTCAGCAATTGATTGTTGAAGCTGTTTATGTTCAACCTCTCTCATAGGCGTTTCCCCCTTTACCTCTTATCACAATGTATGAGCTGATAAAGGTGAACATGAAAGGAGATTTAAAATTCATGATCGTTAAATCCAGATAAAAACTGCCCCTTAGGTCGACAGGTCGCCTGCAGGGCAGTTTTAAAAAGATTACGTTTCGCTTTTTAGTGATTTTGCCAGCACCTTTGCAGGGATGATGCTTATCGACAGACATATCGCCGAAAGGATAAAAGCGGATCGAACGCCATGATGCTCCACGAACCATCCTGCTGCAAGCGATGCAGCTCCAAAGGTCATGGTCACTAATGAAGTCTGTGCAGCATATACCTTAGGGAGCCGGTCAGGTTCCGCTTCCCATTGGACGATGGTCTGCAGGACCACTGTCTTCGATTGATCGAATAAACCAAATAAGCATGACAAGAGCAGCGCCAATACAGGAATGGCATTAAAAGAGAAGGCAAATGTGATAATGGCCGTTAGCATACTTGACAGCCAAATATAAGATTGCTGCCCCTTCCCGAGGATTCCATGAAACCTCAACATCATGATGCTGGCTAAAATTAAGCCGACAAAGAAAGCGGCATTGATGAATCCCCACCATTCTTCGCCAACCTTCAGCTGCTTTTCAACGAAAATATACATAATGGCTGCAATCCAAACAACACTGGCAGCCGTTTCTATCCAATAAATATAATGGACTCTCCTCAAACGGGCATTCGACCAAATTTCCGTCCACCCTGTCGTCAATGAATGCACATAGTCCAGAAATAGCTTTTTATTTGCAGCAGATGGAGTCTGCTGGGATGCAAGCGATATCCTTGCCATAAAAATGGTACTGAAAATATATAAAATAAATGTAACAGCCATGGTTCCTTTAGTTGAAATCATGGCGGTCAATATCCCTCCGATGCTCCAGCCGCTGATGCCAATCAGATGATCGACTGTCGACAAAAAACCGTTGGTACCCAATAGTTCTTCCCTTTTCACCAGCAACGGCACCATCGCATTTTGTGCAGGCTGCGCCCATCCATCCAAAAAGGCAATCATCGCTGCCAAAACCAGCAGCGGCCATATGGCGCCTATTTGCACCGTCATAGTAAAAAACAACAGGAGCAAAAGACCTGTCTTAAGCACCTGGGAATGAAACAACAAAGCCTTCAAGGCATAACGATCTAAAAGCAGAGGTGCGATGATGCTGCTCAAGAAACGAGAGAACGTCACTATGAATGGCACTAAAGCCATGTAAAGCGGCGAATGCGACTCATCATATATCTCCGCAATCAATGCTACGACATAAAGCACATCCCCTGCATTTGCAAAAGCCTGCCCCAACCATAAATAACGAAAGGCTTTAGACTTCATTTTCAAAGTCCCCCCATTTCAATATCATTCATCATTTCTTCATTAGGAGAACTCCTTACATCGGAACACTCACCTTTCCAAAATCCGCAAATAATAACTTCATCTTACCACAACAGAAAAAGACCCTGCACTTTGGTGCCAGGCACCAAAGGACAGGGTTAGAAATCGTTTATTGGCTGGCTTCTTTGACTGCGAGTGTAACCAGTTTCTCATTTTGCGGACTGTGGGTCACTTGGACAATGATGATCTTATCCATGTTGTTTTCTTTTACTGTAAATTTAAAGTTATCCTGTACGAGATCTTCCCCAAGTTTTTTTCTTCCCATATACTGATATTCCGTCAATTCTTCGGAAGGGTAATCTTCCTTTACGATTGCTGT
This window encodes:
- a CDS encoding DMT family transporter — encoded protein: MAWIYLIIAGVFEVVWAMGLKLSNGFSKVYPSIVTVVGMLISLYFLSAAVKILPIGTAYAIWTGIGAAGAVIMGIILFDEPKTLARFIFLGLIIIGMIGLKAVSGEK
- a CDS encoding VTT domain-containing protein — protein: MDFFMNMIDHHGYLFLFFSLMLELIIVPIPNEVLMSYVGFVVYQGKLNWFLTIMFGGVGGIIGVSVSYWIGYKLGAPFFYKHGRKIHLGPEKLDKMAAWHKKYGKALLVFAYFVPGVRHVTSIFSGITKMNFKTFAIFAYIGVFIWVGTFITLGKIFGPKWEEFHQEASKFLGVASVLGALIYVIYFFIKTNREKIKENSWLLYEHTFKRFKSFIGIKLFILFVSLVLITLISFMVGLIQDFIANEFGQFNIISTTVINYIFDDRWRGAMHYFSALSSWKPLDGVILLTVFWLLVLGKNKLMELQFYAVNLIGALIFGKGLHILFDYFTEGRNFSDAFPSESMLISIVIYGFFLYVIIRHPISHFFSVVALVLTISILAMIAISKSYLQIQQPSDLVGGFAFGGVWVSLVILLIEIFRFLTLIKSTPTKE
- a CDS encoding SpoVR family protein codes for the protein MREVEHKQLQQSIAEITEIAKGFGLDFYPMRYEICPADIIYTFGAYGMPTRFSHWSFGKQFFKMKLHYDLGLSKIYELVINSDPCYAFLLDSNSLIQNKLIVAHVLAHCDFFKNNVRFQNTKRDMVESMSATAERIREYEIQYGKREVETFIDAVLAIEEHIDPSLMRPKLSWTMADAEEWEEDEDTKLSSPYDDLWSLDEKPKPMEKKKKRKKFPPQPEKDILLFIESYSRELADWQRDILTMIREEMLYFWPQLETKIMNEGWASYWHQRILRELDLTSGEALEFAKLNAGVVQPSRTSINPYYLGLKIFEDIEERYDNPTDDMKELGVKPNSGREKMFEVREIESDISFLRNYLTKDLVMREDMYLFQKQGKDYKVVDKQWENVRDQLVNMRVNGGFPYLTVTDGDYMKNGELYLKHWFEDVELDLKYLEKVLPYVHQLWGRTVHLDTVVEGKNMLFSYDGRSVQRKYL
- a CDS encoding MFS transporter encodes the protein MKSKAFRYLWLGQAFANAGDVLYVVALIAEIYDESHSPLYMALVPFIVTFSRFLSSIIAPLLLDRYALKALLFHSQVLKTGLLLLLFFTMTVQIGAIWPLLVLAAMIAFLDGWAQPAQNAMVPLLVKREELLGTNGFLSTVDHLIGISGWSIGGILTAMISTKGTMAVTFILYIFSTIFMARISLASQQTPSAANKKLFLDYVHSLTTGWTEIWSNARLRRVHYIYWIETAASVVWIAAIMYIFVEKQLKVGEEWWGFINAAFFVGLILASIMMLRFHGILGKGQQSYIWLSSMLTAIITFAFSFNAIPVLALLLSCLFGLFDQSKTVVLQTIVQWEAEPDRLPKVYAAQTSLVTMTFGAASLAAGWFVEHHGVRSAFILSAICLSISIIPAKVLAKSLKSET
- a CDS encoding DUF3889 domain-containing protein; protein product: MKHIVLSVGFCILMLLGSSLQASAQKVDYAKYGRMATAIVKEDYPSEELTEYQYMGRKKLGEDLVQDNFKFTVKENNMDKIIIVQVTHSPQNEKLVTLAVKEASQ